In Pseudosulfitobacter pseudonitzschiae, the sequence CACCGGAAACGCGGGTTTTCCGTGTTCTGGCAGGGTCGAACGCTCAAGATTCTGTAGTGCGCTGTTGCTCAGCAGATCAACCTTGCGTCGCAAGCGTCCGATATACAGGCTTTCGACCCAGGTGCCGGCGGTCAGCAGGGTTTCGTGCCCTGGCAACAGCAGTTGCGTATAGGTGATGACCGGCCCGCAGGGTGCCGGATGCGCAGCGTGGCCGTTCATCAGGTGGCGAGCAGGGACCAGAACGGCCTCTTGGTTGAACAGATATTCAACGTCCGACCCGCGCAGCACCAGCCGTTGCTCGGGAGCAACAACCATGTCTTGTTGCAAGTTGAAATAGGGCGCACGCAGACGCACAGGGGAAAAGCTGCCGCGCGCAGGCACGGTGCGATCAATGCGGTGCAGCACAGGCACCACGCCCGAACTTTCGGTCATCACCGTATCGCCGCGCTGCAACTCGCCCACAGGTCGGTAACCGTGGGGCGTGGCCGCCATCACCGACGGGTCCAGCGACGGCATCGGGCCGATGGGTTCAATCTGCGTGGACAGAGCGGCAAAGATAACGTCCTGTGCCAGAACACGGTCGGTCTGGCCCAATATCAGTTCGCGCAGGTCCGAGACGAGAAACGGTTTGGGGTCATTGATCGGCACTGCCAAAACTTCGCCCTGCTCGGGTTCTTCGATCGACAACCGCGCCCAGTTGCTTTCGGTGTCCCAAGCATAGGTCACGCGTAGCACATCGGTGCGCGCAAATGTCTTGCGCCGGATGGCCCCGTGCACAACCGTACCATCGTGACTGTGTACCATCGAAATACCGCCACCCGGGATCGCCTGAAACGTCAGGCTGCGCGGCCACGGGTGGCCCGCGGAAAAGCCAAACAACTCTTGCGGACGACCATCGGGCGACATTCGTGTTTCCAACATCAGGCTGCCGCTTGTCAGCATCCCCCCGTCGGCCATGTCGCATTGTGGTGCGTCGTGATGATCAAATCCCAAACCGTTGGCGCAAAAGCGTCCTTCGCGGGTGTCGAGCAGTGCAATCCAAGCCATACTTCAGGCAACCTTTTGTGCGCGGCGCCACAGGTCCGCTTCGAAATGTTTCAGTGTCCGGCGCGCGGCGGGGGAATAACCCTGTCCGGTTGACGGGTCGAGTTCGGGGAAAAGGGCGCAGATTTCGTTCAGGATATCTTGTTCAAAGCTCTTTTCGGTCTGCGGTCCGGGCAGGAAGGATTCTGTAGCCAGACCTTCCGAAAAAACCACCTGATGCTTGTCGAACATCAGGTGGACATAGGTCACCTCGCCGCCGGCACGGGCGCGCACCGAACGGTCGTTCACCAGATCTTTGGCGGCGACCAGCACCTCTGCCTCTCCGAACAGCAGTTCTGCCAGACTGTCGCGGATCAGGATGCGGTGTTCGGGCGACACCAGCAATTCGCGGTGGGTTCCAAATGTGTTGGCACGCACGCAAACCGGCGCGAATTTTCCAGCAG encodes:
- a CDS encoding Hint domain-containing protein, with translation MAWIALLDTREGRFCANGLGFDHHDAPQCDMADGGMLTSGSLMLETRMSPDGRPQELFGFSAGHPWPRSLTFQAIPGGGISMVHSHDGTVVHGAIRRKTFARTDVLRVTYAWDTESNWARLSIEEPEQGEVLAVPINDPKPFLVSDLRELILGQTDRVLAQDVIFAALSTQIEPIGPMPSLDPSVMAATPHGYRPVGELQRGDTVMTESSGVVPVLHRIDRTVPARGSFSPVRLRAPYFNLQQDMVVAPEQRLVLRGSDVEYLFNQEAVLVPARHLMNGHAAHPAPCGPVITYTQLLLPGHETLLTAGTWVESLYIGRLRRKVDLLSNSALQNLERSTLPEHGKPAFPVLKWFEAITLTDQRAA